The Micromonospora sediminicola genome contains a region encoding:
- a CDS encoding ion transporter, whose product MVDRRTDVPTQRGVRRPGGAERGPAARCARIVASRPFEIAIVVLIMANGVVLGIETYPHAGTTASVLRWTEWMFRLVFVVEITIRVLAYGRRPQDFLRHGWNVFDLLVTVAIFIPWLHGDPAVLRFVRVARVLRLVRFSPGLRTIVTALWRSLPGVAAFLALAGVTLYVYGMAGWLIFGDRYPEQYGDIGRSLVTLFVLLSLETLPDLLEQGLEVSPWTLLYYVSFVMIAVNLLLNILIAVIVNSMEEARRLEMTEGLSPDYDSDGDGVPDEVDRIAISQRLDDLRTVIAELERELRIDREDTPGATRRRHLTER is encoded by the coding sequence ATGGTCGACCGGCGAACCGACGTGCCGACCCAGCGGGGTGTACGCCGCCCGGGCGGCGCGGAACGGGGGCCGGCGGCCCGGTGCGCCCGGATCGTCGCGTCCCGGCCGTTCGAGATCGCGATCGTCGTGCTGATCATGGCCAACGGGGTGGTGCTGGGCATCGAGACGTACCCGCACGCGGGCACCACCGCGTCGGTGCTGCGCTGGACCGAGTGGATGTTCCGGCTGGTCTTCGTCGTGGAGATCACCATCCGGGTGCTCGCGTACGGCCGCCGGCCGCAGGACTTCCTCCGGCACGGCTGGAACGTGTTCGACCTGCTGGTCACCGTCGCGATCTTCATTCCGTGGCTGCACGGCGACCCGGCCGTGCTGCGGTTCGTCCGGGTGGCCCGGGTGCTGCGCCTGGTCCGCTTCTCACCCGGCCTGCGCACCATCGTCACCGCGCTGTGGCGCAGCCTGCCCGGCGTGGCGGCGTTTCTCGCGCTCGCCGGCGTCACGCTCTACGTCTACGGCATGGCCGGCTGGCTGATCTTCGGTGACCGCTATCCCGAGCAGTACGGCGACATCGGCCGCTCGCTGGTCACGCTCTTCGTGCTGCTGTCCCTGGAGACGCTTCCCGACCTGCTGGAACAGGGCCTCGAGGTGTCGCCGTGGACGCTGCTCTACTACGTCAGCTTCGTCATGATCGCGGTCAACCTGCTGCTGAACATCCTCATCGCCGTCATCGTCAACTCGATGGAGGAGGCGCGCCGGCTGGAGATGACCGAGGGGCTGTCGCCGGACTACGACTCCGACGGCGACGGCGTGCCGGACGAGGTGGACCGGATCGCGATCAGCCAGCGCCTGGACGACCTGCGTACGGTCATCGCCGAGTTGGAGCGGGAACTGCGGATCGACCGCGAGGACACCCCCGGCGCGACCCGCCGCCGGCACCTCACCGAGCGCTGA
- a CDS encoding MFS transporter yields MSVDTSIRAVLRAPQVARVLLGSQIGRLPTASGPLALLLFARQSLSLAAAGLLVAAYTAGMAAGTPLLARAVDRWRQPPVLWAAAAVSGLGFGAVALTGGHLAGAITGAAVAGFGTPPLEACLRTLWPALLPPATVPTAYTLDIALQEVIFVVGPLVTLLAVTVGGPTAGLLAAAVAQLAGTALYALSPAARAWRGVAAVRHWAGPLRVPGFGVMLLGVVGVGAAVGSIAVAVTGYAEAAGDRRLSGWLLAAQAGGALVGGLLWTRVRPGGPGRLPLLAAALTAGFLPLLLAPAPAPMAALLAVSGLALPPVLTAVFLTAERLARPGTVAEAFAWVSTAFVVGSAAGSALAGASAGVRYGLLVAPVAALLGTAALGAIALRDRTTASLTASHDA; encoded by the coding sequence ATGTCCGTCGACACCTCGATCCGGGCGGTGCTGCGCGCGCCGCAGGTCGCCCGGGTGCTCCTCGGCAGCCAGATCGGCCGGCTGCCCACCGCCAGCGGCCCGCTCGCGCTGCTGCTCTTCGCCCGCCAGTCGCTCAGCCTGGCCGCCGCCGGCCTGCTCGTCGCCGCGTACACGGCCGGGATGGCGGCCGGCACGCCGCTGCTCGCCCGGGCGGTGGACCGCTGGCGGCAGCCGCCCGTGCTGTGGGCGGCCGCCGCCGTCTCCGGCCTCGGCTTCGGCGCGGTGGCGCTCACCGGCGGGCACCTGGCCGGCGCGATCACCGGCGCGGCGGTCGCCGGGTTCGGCACGCCGCCGCTGGAGGCGTGCCTGCGGACGCTCTGGCCGGCCCTGCTGCCGCCGGCGACGGTGCCCACCGCGTACACCCTGGACATCGCCCTCCAGGAGGTGATCTTCGTGGTGGGGCCGCTGGTCACCCTGCTCGCGGTGACGGTCGGCGGGCCGACCGCCGGTCTGCTCGCCGCCGCCGTGGCGCAGCTCGCCGGCACCGCCCTGTACGCGCTCAGCCCGGCCGCCCGGGCCTGGCGCGGGGTGGCCGCGGTCCGGCACTGGGCCGGGCCGCTGCGCGTACCGGGGTTCGGGGTGATGCTGCTCGGCGTGGTCGGCGTCGGCGCGGCGGTCGGCAGCATCGCGGTGGCCGTGACCGGTTACGCCGAGGCGGCCGGCGACCGGCGGCTCAGCGGCTGGCTGCTCGCGGCGCAGGCGGGCGGCGCGCTCGTCGGTGGCCTGCTCTGGACCCGGGTCCGTCCGGGCGGACCGGGCCGCCTGCCGTTGCTGGCCGCCGCGCTCACCGCCGGGTTCCTGCCACTGCTGCTGGCGCCCGCGCCGGCCCCGATGGCCGCGCTGCTCGCGGTGAGCGGGCTGGCGCTGCCCCCGGTGCTGACCGCCGTCTTCCTCACCGCCGAGCGGTTGGCCCGACCGGGCACGGTGGCCGAGGCGTTCGCGTGGGTGAGCACGGCGTTCGTGGTGGGCAGCGCCGCCGGGTCGGCGCTCGCCGGCGCGTCGGCCGGCGTCCGGTACGGGCTGCTGGTCGCGCCCGTCGCCGCGCTGCTCGGCACGGCCGCGCTGGGTGCGATCGCGCTGCGGGACCGGACGACGGCGTCGCTCACAGCCAGCCACGACGCTTGA
- a CDS encoding magnesium and cobalt transport protein CorA, producing MADNRSSEGFGRQLDEHAIDAGAAEPERPAGLVDSGVYVDGVRRASPVSLADTFRCLQQLDAAMAWIGLRRPSREQVASLAAEFQLPELAVEDAINAHQRPKLERYGDTLFVVLRAARYLDAREAVEFAELHLFLGPGFVITVRHGGTPDLVAVRRRLEAEPGVLALGPEAVLYAVLDRVVDGYAPVVAGLENDIDEIETEVFGGDPNASRRIYELSREVIQFQRATRPLLKVVDALTHGFDRYGTDEELRRRLRDVADHLTQVVERIDGFRHLLQNILTVNATLVSQAQNEEMRSLTAASFEQNEEIKRVSAWAAILFAPTLIGTVYGMNFTHMPELGWRYGYLFAVVLMLAVCGALYLLFKRRGWL from the coding sequence ATGGCGGACAACCGGTCCTCGGAGGGGTTCGGCCGGCAGCTGGACGAGCACGCCATCGACGCCGGCGCGGCCGAGCCGGAGCGGCCCGCCGGGCTGGTCGACAGCGGGGTCTACGTCGACGGGGTCCGGCGGGCGTCGCCGGTCAGCCTCGCCGACACGTTCCGCTGCCTCCAGCAGCTCGACGCCGCGATGGCCTGGATCGGGCTGCGCCGGCCGAGCCGGGAGCAGGTCGCCTCGCTGGCCGCCGAGTTCCAGCTCCCCGAGCTGGCCGTCGAGGACGCCATCAACGCCCACCAGCGGCCGAAGCTGGAACGCTACGGCGACACCCTGTTCGTGGTGCTGCGCGCCGCCCGCTACCTGGACGCCCGGGAGGCGGTCGAGTTCGCCGAGCTGCACCTCTTCCTCGGGCCCGGCTTCGTGATCACCGTCCGGCACGGCGGCACGCCCGACCTCGTGGCCGTCCGCCGGCGGTTGGAGGCGGAGCCGGGCGTGCTGGCGCTCGGCCCCGAGGCGGTCCTCTACGCCGTGCTCGACCGGGTGGTCGACGGCTACGCGCCGGTGGTGGCCGGGCTGGAGAACGACATCGACGAGATCGAGACCGAGGTGTTCGGCGGCGACCCGAACGCCAGCCGCCGCATCTACGAGCTGAGCCGCGAGGTGATCCAGTTCCAGCGGGCGACCCGGCCGCTGCTGAAGGTCGTCGACGCGCTCACCCACGGCTTCGACCGCTACGGCACCGACGAGGAACTGCGCCGGCGACTGCGCGACGTGGCCGACCACCTCACCCAGGTGGTGGAGCGGATCGACGGGTTCCGGCACCTGCTGCAGAACATCCTCACCGTCAACGCCACCCTGGTCTCGCAGGCGCAGAACGAGGAGATGCGCAGCCTGACCGCGGCCAGCTTCGAGCAGAACGAGGAGATCAAGCGGGTCTCCGCCTGGGCGGCGATCCTGTTCGCGCCCACCCTGATCGGCACCGTCTACGGGATGAACTTCACCCACATGCCGGAGCTGGGCTGGCGGTACGGCTATCTCTTCGCGGTCGTGCTGATGCTCGCCGTCTGCGGCGCGCTCTATCTGCTGTTCAAGCGTCGTGGCTGGCTGTGA
- a CDS encoding response regulator has protein sequence MTRILVVDDEPQILRALRINLRARGYDVEVADTGAAALKAAAAHPPDLVVLDLGLPDLDGTEVIRGLRGWTGVPIIVLSGRAGSEDKVAALDAGADDYVTKPFGVDELLARIRAVTRRLAPATPAVPALRIGRNAVDLADRTVTRDDGAEVKLTPTQWAMLEKLLRNPGKLVSQRQLLHDVWGPEYQQETNYLRQYMAQLRRKLEDDPARPRHLITEPGMGYRYRP, from the coding sequence ATGACCCGCATCCTGGTCGTCGACGACGAGCCGCAGATCCTGCGCGCCCTGCGGATCAACCTGCGCGCCCGGGGCTACGACGTCGAGGTGGCCGACACCGGCGCCGCCGCGCTGAAGGCCGCCGCCGCCCACCCGCCGGACCTGGTGGTGCTCGACCTCGGCCTGCCCGACCTGGACGGCACCGAGGTGATCCGGGGCCTGCGCGGCTGGACCGGGGTGCCGATCATCGTGCTCTCCGGCCGGGCCGGCAGCGAGGACAAGGTGGCGGCGCTCGACGCGGGCGCCGACGACTACGTCACCAAGCCGTTCGGGGTGGACGAGCTGCTCGCCCGGATCCGCGCGGTGACCCGGCGGCTCGCCCCGGCCACCCCGGCCGTGCCGGCGCTGCGGATCGGCCGCAACGCCGTCGACCTGGCCGACCGCACCGTCACCCGGGACGACGGCGCCGAGGTCAAGCTCACCCCCACCCAGTGGGCGATGCTGGAGAAGCTGCTGCGCAACCCCGGCAAGCTGGTCAGCCAGCGGCAACTGCTGCACGACGTGTGGGGGCCGGAATACCAGCAGGAGACCAACTACCTCCGGCAGTACATGGCCCAGTTGCGCCGCAAGCTGGAGGACGACCCGGCCCGGCCCCGGCACCTGATCACCGAGCCGGGGATGGGCTACCGCTACCGGCCCTGA
- a CDS encoding sensor histidine kinase has protein sequence MGRGELRIYLGAAPGVGKTYAMLEEAQRRAERGTDVVVGLVETHGRPHTAAMVGDLEVVPRRAMTYRGVDLTEMDLDAVLARRPEVVVVDELAHTNVPGSRHDKRWQDVQELLDAGISVLSTVNVQHLESLTDVVAQITGTIQRETVPDQVVRAAEQVELVDMTPEALRRRMAHGNIYRPDKIDAALGNYFRVGNLTALRELALLWLADKVDEQLDAYRAQQGISDTWEARERVVVALTGGPEGETLIRRAARIAARSKGADLLAVHVARSDGLADADPVQLARQRVLVESLGGTYHQVLGTDIPAALLDFARGVNATQLVLGASRRGRFAQILSRGVGVTTTALSGAIDVHLVTHPEAGRGRRGAGVPAALSRRRRLLGYALAVLGMPLLTLLLEALPDLTLTNDILLFLAGVVGVALVGGLWPALVAALGGSLLLNWFFTPPYRTLTIAEADNLLALGVFVGVAVAVSWVVDVAARRTREAARASADAQTLATVAGSVLRGERPLPALLDRLRETFGLRAVSVLELTAEAEGRPARSRAEGAWRVVAGVGDAPPGSPSAGETVVPVDDRLSVVLAGRRLEAADRRVVEAFAAQAALALRQERLAEEAATARPLAAADRMRTALLAAVSHDLRTPLASAKAAVSSLRSHDVEFDADDREELLATADESLDRLGRLVANLLDMSRLQAGALGVTATAVGLEDVVPRALDELGAAAAEVTTDIAPDLPAALADPGLLERVLVNIVANALRHSPPGQPPTITGSAHAGQVELRVIDTGPGIPEDQWEHVFLPFQRLGDRDNQTGVGLGLALSRGLAEAMGGSITPETTPGGGLTMVLRLPAATEPEGPQE, from the coding sequence GTGGGCAGAGGCGAGCTGCGGATCTACCTGGGCGCCGCCCCCGGGGTCGGCAAGACGTACGCCATGCTCGAGGAGGCCCAGCGTCGGGCCGAGCGCGGCACCGACGTGGTGGTCGGCCTGGTCGAGACGCACGGCCGGCCGCACACCGCGGCGATGGTCGGCGACCTGGAGGTGGTGCCGCGCCGGGCGATGACCTACCGGGGCGTCGACCTCACCGAGATGGACCTCGACGCGGTGCTGGCCCGCCGTCCCGAGGTGGTGGTGGTCGACGAGTTGGCGCACACCAACGTGCCGGGCTCCCGCCACGACAAGCGCTGGCAGGACGTCCAGGAGCTGCTGGACGCCGGGATCAGCGTGCTCTCCACGGTCAACGTCCAACACCTGGAGTCGCTCACCGACGTCGTCGCGCAGATCACCGGCACGATTCAGCGGGAGACCGTGCCGGACCAGGTGGTCCGCGCCGCGGAGCAGGTCGAGCTGGTGGACATGACGCCGGAGGCGCTGCGCCGCCGGATGGCGCACGGCAACATCTACCGGCCCGACAAGATCGACGCCGCGTTGGGCAACTACTTCCGGGTCGGCAACCTCACCGCGCTGCGCGAGCTGGCGCTGCTCTGGCTGGCCGACAAGGTCGACGAACAGCTCGACGCGTACCGGGCCCAGCAGGGCATCTCCGACACCTGGGAGGCGCGGGAGCGGGTGGTCGTCGCGCTCACCGGCGGCCCCGAGGGCGAGACGTTGATCCGCCGGGCCGCCCGGATCGCCGCCCGCAGCAAGGGCGCCGACCTGCTCGCCGTGCACGTGGCCCGCAGCGACGGGTTGGCCGACGCGGACCCGGTCCAACTGGCCCGGCAGCGGGTGCTGGTGGAGAGCCTCGGCGGCACCTACCACCAGGTGCTCGGCACCGACATCCCGGCCGCGCTGCTCGACTTCGCCCGGGGGGTCAACGCCACCCAGCTCGTGCTCGGCGCGAGCCGGCGGGGGCGGTTCGCGCAGATCCTCTCCCGGGGCGTCGGCGTGACCACCACCGCGCTCTCCGGCGCCATCGACGTGCACCTGGTGACCCACCCCGAGGCGGGGCGCGGGCGGCGCGGGGCCGGGGTGCCCGCCGCGCTGTCCCGCCGTCGCCGGCTGCTCGGGTACGCGCTGGCCGTGCTCGGCATGCCGCTGCTGACGCTGCTGCTGGAAGCGCTGCCCGACCTCACCCTGACCAACGACATCCTGCTCTTCCTGGCCGGCGTGGTCGGGGTGGCGCTGGTCGGCGGGCTGTGGCCGGCGCTGGTCGCCGCGCTCGGCGGATCGTTGCTGCTCAACTGGTTCTTCACCCCGCCGTACCGCACGCTGACCATCGCCGAGGCGGACAACCTGCTCGCGCTCGGCGTGTTCGTCGGCGTCGCCGTCGCGGTGAGCTGGGTGGTGGACGTGGCGGCCCGGCGTACCCGGGAGGCGGCCCGCGCCTCCGCCGACGCGCAGACGCTGGCCACCGTCGCCGGCAGCGTGCTGCGCGGCGAGCGGCCGCTGCCCGCCCTGCTGGACCGGCTCCGGGAGACGTTCGGGCTGCGCGCGGTGAGCGTCCTGGAGCTGACCGCCGAGGCGGAGGGGCGGCCGGCCCGGTCCCGGGCGGAGGGCGCCTGGCGGGTGGTGGCCGGCGTCGGCGACGCCCCGCCGGGCAGTCCGAGCGCCGGGGAGACCGTGGTGCCGGTGGACGACCGGCTCAGCGTGGTGCTCGCCGGACGGCGGCTGGAGGCGGCCGACCGCCGGGTGGTCGAGGCGTTCGCCGCCCAGGCCGCGCTCGCGCTGCGCCAGGAACGCCTGGCCGAGGAGGCGGCCACCGCCCGCCCGCTGGCCGCCGCCGACCGGATGCGGACCGCGCTGCTCGCCGCGGTCAGCCACGACCTGCGGACGCCGCTGGCCTCGGCCAAGGCCGCGGTGAGCAGCCTGCGCAGCCACGACGTGGAGTTCGACGCGGACGACCGGGAGGAGCTGCTGGCCACCGCCGACGAGTCGCTGGACCGGCTGGGCCGCCTGGTGGCGAACCTGCTCGACATGAGCCGGTTGCAGGCCGGCGCGCTGGGCGTCACCGCCACCGCGGTCGGGCTGGAGGACGTCGTACCCCGGGCTCTGGACGAGCTGGGTGCGGCGGCGGCCGAGGTGACCACGGACATCGCGCCGGACCTGCCGGCGGCGCTGGCCGACCCCGGCCTGCTGGAGCGGGTGCTGGTCAACATCGTGGCCAACGCGCTGCGGCACAGCCCGCCGGGGCAACCGCCGACGATCACCGGCAGCGCGCACGCCGGCCAGGTCGAGCTGCGGGTGATCGACACCGGGCCGGGCATCCCCGAGGACCAGTGGGAGCACGTGTTCCTGCCGTTCCAGCGCCTCGGCGACCGGGACAACCAGACCGGGGTGGGGCTGGGCCTGGCGCTGTCCCGTGGTCTCGCCGAGGCGATGGGTGGCAGCATCACCCCGGAGACCACGCCGGGCGGCGGTCTCACCATGGTGCTGCGGCTGCCGGCCGCCACCGAGCCGGAGGGGCCGCAGGAATGA